In one window of Cytophagaceae bacterium ABcell3 DNA:
- the folP gene encoding dihydropteroate synthase encodes MPKDTFFSLKKTLNCAGRPLDLSSPVVMGIINATPDSFYKKSRQSNISSVVAKAGEMLEQGAAIIDCGGYSSRPGAPDIHEEEERKRIIPAIKAISEEYPHAIISVDTFRANIAREAMEHGASIINDISGGTLDEKMFSTVGKLGIPYILMHMRGTPQTMTALNNYEDLIHELTCYFRDKSKLLKQEGVKDIILDPGIGFAKGVQQNYEILQKLNYFKVLEMPLLAGISRKSLIWKKLDILPEQSLNGTTVLNTIALMNGAHILRVHDVKEAVEAVKLFKAVFH; translated from the coding sequence GTGCCGAAAGATACATTTTTTTCACTAAAAAAAACATTAAACTGCGCTGGGCGTCCGCTAGACCTTTCGTCTCCTGTTGTAATGGGCATTATAAATGCAACCCCAGACTCTTTTTATAAAAAAAGCCGCCAGAGCAATATTTCTTCAGTAGTAGCAAAAGCAGGCGAAATGCTGGAACAAGGAGCCGCCATCATCGACTGTGGAGGTTATTCTTCAAGGCCAGGCGCACCAGATATACATGAAGAAGAAGAAAGGAAACGTATCATTCCAGCCATAAAAGCCATCTCGGAGGAGTATCCCCATGCGATAATTTCAGTTGACACCTTCAGGGCCAATATTGCGCGTGAGGCAATGGAACATGGCGCATCTATCATAAACGATATATCTGGCGGTACATTGGACGAAAAAATGTTTTCAACAGTAGGAAAATTAGGCATTCCATATATATTAATGCACATGAGGGGTACCCCGCAAACCATGACTGCATTAAACAATTATGAAGACCTCATACATGAGCTGACATGTTATTTTAGAGATAAGTCAAAATTGTTGAAACAGGAAGGTGTAAAAGATATTATATTAGACCCTGGAATAGGTTTTGCTAAAGGAGTGCAACAAAATTATGAGATTTTACAAAAATTGAATTATTTTAAAGTTCTGGAAATGCCATTACTGGCAGGTATCTCCAGAAAGTCCCTTATATGGAAAAAATTAGACATTTTGCCAGAACAAAGCCTTAACGGCACAACTGTATTAAATACTATCGCACTAATGAACGGTGCGCATATTTTAAGGGTTCATGATGTAAAAGAGGCTGTAGAGGCCGTAAAACTATTTAAAGCTGTTTTTCATTGA
- a CDS encoding metalloregulator ArsR/SmtB family transcription factor, translated as MRVKNFELKTGAEIFKAFSDESRIRIMHLIFRNEEMCISDLELILDFTQTKTSRHLIYLKNSRLLKPQKSDQWVYYRINEAYLDIITQIFAFLEKDPILLKDLEEYRTLYSNNELAIRKKHNMLKIYKLPAL; from the coding sequence ATAAGGGTCAAAAACTTCGAATTAAAAACCGGCGCAGAAATATTTAAAGCATTCAGCGATGAGTCTAGAATAAGGATAATGCACCTCATTTTTAGGAACGAAGAAATGTGCATTTCCGATCTAGAGTTGATTCTTGACTTTACACAAACTAAAACATCAAGGCACCTCATTTATTTAAAAAATTCGAGATTGTTAAAGCCCCAAAAATCAGACCAGTGGGTATACTACCGCATCAACGAGGCTTACCTTGACATCATAACCCAAATTTTTGCTTTTCTCGAGAAAGACCCCATTTTATTAAAAGACCTCGAAGAGTATAGAACCCTGTATTCGAACAACGAACTAGCAATAAGGAAAAAGCACAACATGCTAAAAATTTATAAACTCCCTGCTTTATAA
- a CDS encoding mechanosensitive ion channel family protein yields the protein MSDIYNSDDVTGYFLRVIFIFSILIATYLCAAVVRKILTRFFDNNSLLLKADPTQYKFLKHLISALIYLIGVGVAIYSIPALRSLSLSLFTGAGIFAAIIGFASQQAFSNIVSGIFIVIFKPFRVDDRLEIRGNITGVVEDITLRHTVLRNFENRRVIIPNSVIGQEVIYNANITDERTCRLMDFMVGGESNIDHAIQVIQEEALAHPELIDMRKDEEKELGAPIVAVRVMGFGEASIHLRAFVWAKNPPSAFILSADLNKAIKQRFDREGIRFPAYNQTNVRILEKQETPLAQSGSVD from the coding sequence ATGTCAGATATATATAATAGTGATGACGTCACCGGGTATTTTCTTAGGGTCATCTTTATTTTTTCTATATTAATTGCTACTTACCTATGTGCGGCAGTTGTTAGAAAAATTCTCACCCGTTTTTTTGACAACAACTCGCTACTGTTAAAAGCAGACCCTACGCAATATAAGTTTCTTAAGCATCTTATTAGTGCCCTTATTTACTTGATCGGTGTGGGGGTGGCCATCTACTCCATACCAGCGCTCAGAAGTTTGTCCCTTTCTTTGTTTACTGGTGCTGGTATCTTTGCTGCTATCATAGGCTTTGCTTCGCAACAGGCTTTTTCTAATATCGTCAGCGGGATATTTATTGTTATTTTTAAACCATTTCGGGTAGATGACCGCTTGGAAATTCGGGGAAACATTACTGGTGTTGTAGAAGATATTACCTTAAGACATACCGTACTAAGGAACTTTGAGAACCGTCGTGTAATTATCCCTAACTCAGTCATTGGGCAGGAAGTTATTTATAATGCCAATATTACCGATGAACGTACTTGCCGGCTTATGGATTTCATGGTCGGAGGTGAGTCTAATATTGACCATGCCATTCAGGTGATTCAGGAGGAAGCGCTGGCACACCCTGAACTGATTGATATGAGAAAAGACGAAGAGAAAGAGTTAGGTGCGCCTATAGTGGCTGTGCGGGTCATGGGTTTTGGCGAGGCATCTATCCACCTTAGGGCATTTGTTTGGGCAAAAAATCCTCCATCAGCTTTTATTCTTTCTGCTGATTTAAATAAGGCTATCAAACAAAGGTTTGATAGAGAAGGCATCAGATTCCCTGCTTATAACCAGACTAATGTTCGGATTCTTGAAAAGCAAGAAACTCCTTTGGCGCAGTCAGGTTCTGTAGATTAA
- a CDS encoding porin family protein: MKKLLLFIAFSILSSIGLYAQYDKYMEIGAVYTPQVTSILTPSHSHPIYQNRLTFAGAGGLTFSYNFNKNFGLQTGLLYSSHNQKFRSEIREGDGGTFESTGKKRLDYLNLPLLVKLNFPFAYKRRISTTVYFGPQIGYLLKGDGAVVVWRHFDNHDFYDLPESNSDYYNRFVLDGVAGFGFEYRVSRFITLHTSIRAEFSLTDIENKDMPYRENDLFYYFGDPDRGSTHNLAIGIQFGVAYRFNPECLTCPSLRW, encoded by the coding sequence ATGAAAAAACTTCTATTATTTATAGCTTTCTCAATATTATCAAGTATTGGCTTATACGCCCAGTACGACAAATATATGGAGATTGGGGCTGTATATACCCCACAAGTAACCTCTATTCTTACACCTTCCCATAGCCACCCTATATACCAAAACAGGTTAACGTTTGCAGGAGCCGGAGGTTTAACTTTTAGTTACAACTTTAATAAAAACTTTGGACTTCAAACTGGACTGCTTTACAGCTCACACAATCAAAAATTCAGATCTGAGATCAGGGAAGGTGATGGAGGAACTTTTGAATCTACAGGAAAAAAAAGGCTAGACTATTTAAACCTACCCCTACTCGTAAAGCTAAACTTTCCATTTGCATATAAAAGAAGGATCAGCACTACAGTCTATTTTGGGCCTCAAATAGGTTATTTGCTGAAAGGGGACGGAGCCGTAGTCGTATGGCGTCACTTTGACAACCACGATTTTTACGACCTCCCGGAGTCTAACAGCGATTACTACAACCGTTTCGTGCTTGACGGAGTCGCAGGCTTTGGATTTGAATATAGGGTATCAAGATTCATAACCCTTCATACCAGCATTAGGGCAGAGTTTAGTCTAACAGACATAGAAAACAAGGACATGCCATATAGAGAAAATGACCTGTTTTACTACTTTGGAGATCCAGACAGAGGCTCTACGCATAATTTGGCTATTGGTATACAGTTCGGTGTGGCCTATAGGTTTAACCCAGAATGCTTGACATGCCCTTCTCTAAGATGGTAA
- the rlmN gene encoding 23S rRNA (adenine(2503)-C(2))-methyltransferase RlmN encodes MEPGIIKQDIRQLTLDQLKDFFIQNGDKAFRAKQVYDWLWKKSSIDFEDMTNLSVQTREMLKECFVINNVIVDTKQVSKDGTIKTAFRLHDGHIIEGVLIPADGRMTACVSSQVGCSLSCKFCATGYMDRKRNVDPAEIYDQVVLINEQAESHYNQPLTNIVFMGMGEPLLNYTNLLKGIEKITSETGLNMASKRITVSTAGIAKMIRKLGDDHVKFNLALSLHAANDEKRNQIMPINETNNLDVLRDALQHFYSKTKGKITFEYIVFHNFNDNIEDAKELYAFTKHVPCKVNIIEYNPIAEATFVNTKVDKLDIFKNYLERRGVVVNVRRSRGKDIDAACGQLANKT; translated from the coding sequence ATGGAGCCGGGTATAATCAAACAAGATATAAGGCAGTTGACGCTTGATCAACTAAAGGACTTCTTTATTCAAAATGGAGATAAAGCTTTTCGTGCCAAACAAGTGTACGATTGGTTATGGAAAAAATCCTCTATCGACTTTGAAGATATGACGAATCTTTCTGTTCAAACCAGAGAGATGCTAAAGGAGTGTTTTGTAATTAACAATGTTATAGTAGATACTAAGCAGGTAAGTAAAGATGGCACCATTAAAACGGCTTTTCGCTTACACGACGGGCATATAATAGAAGGTGTGCTTATTCCGGCAGATGGACGAATGACTGCATGTGTTTCTTCTCAGGTGGGATGTTCGCTGTCTTGCAAGTTTTGTGCTACAGGGTACATGGACCGCAAAAGGAATGTAGACCCTGCTGAAATCTATGACCAGGTGGTACTTATTAATGAGCAGGCGGAAAGCCATTATAATCAACCGTTGACAAATATAGTATTTATGGGTATGGGCGAGCCACTACTTAATTATACTAATTTGTTAAAAGGTATAGAGAAAATAACCTCAGAGACAGGCCTTAATATGGCCTCAAAAAGAATAACGGTTTCTACTGCGGGCATTGCCAAAATGATCAGAAAACTAGGAGACGATCATGTCAAGTTTAATCTAGCGCTTTCTCTGCATGCGGCAAATGATGAAAAGAGAAACCAGATTATGCCCATTAATGAGACCAATAACCTTGATGTGTTGCGTGATGCCCTGCAACATTTTTACAGCAAGACCAAAGGAAAAATCACTTTTGAGTATATTGTTTTCCATAACTTCAATGACAATATTGAAGATGCTAAAGAACTGTATGCTTTTACAAAACATGTTCCATGTAAAGTTAATATCATAGAGTATAACCCTATTGCGGAAGCTACTTTTGTAAATACTAAAGTAGACAAGCTCGATATTTTTAAGAATTATCTGGAGCGTAGAGGAGTGGTAGTAAATGTGAGAAGGAGCAGGGGGAAAGATATTGATGCGGCTTGTGGGCAGCTCGCCAACAAGACTTAA
- a CDS encoding carboxypeptidase-like regulatory domain-containing protein, with amino-acid sequence MKKFLLTSFLFLFSLSLYSQDDESLVQVSGIVVGGDSLYGLPGAYVVVPQTGRGTTTNHVGYFSLPAVAGDSIVVRSIGFQENFFLVPDDGRTSISVVVELVADTAMLPEVEVFPFPTEQLFRQAFLALELPEEELDNMQRNLNDQVMRRMLANTPAGSGMNHRYFLQQQVVKTETRFFSPTFSFLNPFAWRQFINDVRRGGLQSPDLDD; translated from the coding sequence TTGAAAAAGTTTCTCCTAACCAGTTTTTTGTTTTTATTTTCACTGTCATTGTACAGCCAGGACGATGAATCGCTTGTTCAGGTGTCTGGTATAGTGGTAGGAGGGGATAGTCTTTATGGTCTTCCGGGTGCATATGTGGTGGTCCCCCAAACTGGTAGAGGAACTACAACTAACCACGTAGGCTATTTTTCTTTGCCGGCCGTTGCGGGCGACAGCATAGTGGTGCGTTCTATAGGGTTTCAGGAAAATTTTTTCCTTGTTCCAGACGATGGCCGTACAAGTATATCCGTAGTGGTAGAGCTTGTTGCTGACACTGCCATGTTGCCAGAAGTTGAGGTTTTCCCATTTCCAACAGAGCAGTTGTTTAGACAGGCTTTTCTTGCCTTGGAGCTTCCCGAAGAGGAGCTTGACAATATGCAACGTAACTTAAACGATCAAGTAATGCGTAGAATGTTGGCAAACACTCCTGCTGGATCGGGTATGAACCATCGGTATTTCTTGCAGCAGCAAGTTGTAAAGACCGAAACTAGGTTCTTCAGTCCTACGTTCAGTTTCCTTAACCCTTTTGCATGGCGTCAGTTTATTAATGACGTCAGGCGTGGTGGCCTCCAAAGCCCTGATTTAGATGACTAA
- the cdaA gene encoding diadenylate cyclase CdaA, whose product MSFLFKVGFIDVTWIDILDILLVSYLLYQLYQLLQGSIAVKIFLGVLSIYLVYLIVNAVKMELLSTILGQFINVGVIAALILFQQEIRKFLLLIGKTTAINNERFFRNWPWKKKVKQEKLNLNPIIEAAKVLGGTNTGALIVFSKSSELKFYAESGDILDAEISKRLLIAIFQKYSPLHDGAVIVANGKIKAARCILPLSEADDLPAHFGLRHRSAIGMTEVTDSVVLIVSEETGQISLAVNGKIITNLSKAELKQKLNFYLYEEEEKIAQEEKGEKEKDESSAEKN is encoded by the coding sequence TTGAGTTTTTTATTTAAAGTAGGGTTTATTGATGTCACCTGGATAGACATACTAGATATTTTGCTGGTCAGCTATCTCTTGTACCAGCTATATCAGCTGCTACAGGGAAGTATCGCGGTTAAAATATTCTTAGGTGTATTGTCTATCTATCTGGTATACCTAATTGTTAACGCAGTAAAAATGGAACTGCTGAGCACCATTCTCGGGCAGTTTATCAATGTGGGCGTTATAGCGGCACTAATTCTCTTTCAGCAAGAAATCCGAAAGTTTCTATTATTGATAGGAAAAACTACGGCCATAAACAACGAACGATTCTTTAGGAACTGGCCTTGGAAAAAGAAAGTAAAACAAGAAAAACTCAACCTAAACCCGATCATCGAAGCAGCAAAAGTACTTGGGGGAACCAACACAGGAGCCTTAATCGTATTTTCCAAGAGTTCTGAACTTAAGTTTTATGCTGAATCTGGCGATATTTTAGATGCCGAAATTTCAAAAAGGTTGTTAATTGCCATATTTCAAAAATACAGTCCACTGCACGATGGGGCGGTAATTGTGGCCAATGGAAAAATAAAAGCTGCCAGATGTATCCTTCCATTATCAGAAGCTGACGATCTTCCAGCACATTTTGGACTAAGGCACCGTTCTGCTATAGGTATGACTGAAGTTACAGACTCAGTAGTACTGATTGTTTCTGAAGAGACTGGTCAAATTTCCCTTGCGGTCAATGGGAAAATTATCACCAACCTATCCAAGGCAGAACTTAAGCAAAAGTTAAACTTCTACCTATACGAAGAAGAAGAGAAGATCGCCCAGGAAGAAAAAGGGGAAAAGGAGAAAGATGAAAGTAGTGCAGAAAAAAACTAA
- a CDS encoding YjjG family noncanonical pyrimidine nucleotidase: MSKQSDIFFDLDHTLWDFDRNCSETLEELFHHYNLPQYGEIKLSNFIATYKEINKEMWRLINTGKATIQDIRSQRFPLTFKRLGISGANIPKSINEDFMRLCPEKSNLMPYVHETLSYLQKRYNLYILTNGFFETQTLKITNTGIGKYFKGVFHSDSCGYFKPDKRMFLYALEQAKVTDCSRCTMVGDDLDADVIGARNAGMNTVYYNPEKKQHTEKTTFEINCLSELKAIL, from the coding sequence ATGAGCAAACAATCAGACATATTTTTTGACCTGGATCATACCCTTTGGGACTTTGACAGGAACTGTTCTGAAACCTTAGAAGAACTTTTTCACCATTATAACCTTCCTCAATATGGAGAAATAAAACTGAGCAATTTTATAGCAACATATAAAGAGATAAACAAGGAAATGTGGCGGCTAATAAATACCGGTAAAGCAACAATACAGGACATAAGAAGCCAAAGGTTCCCTTTGACCTTTAAAAGGTTGGGCATTTCCGGAGCCAACATTCCAAAATCAATCAATGAGGACTTCATGAGGTTATGTCCAGAAAAGAGCAACCTCATGCCGTATGTCCATGAAACGTTAAGTTATCTGCAAAAAAGGTACAACCTATATATACTAACCAACGGGTTCTTTGAAACTCAAACATTAAAAATCACGAATACAGGAATAGGAAAGTATTTCAAAGGTGTATTTCACTCCGATTCCTGTGGATATTTCAAACCTGACAAGAGGATGTTTTTGTATGCACTCGAGCAGGCCAAAGTAACAGATTGCTCCAGATGCACCATGGTAGGTGACGACCTAGACGCCGATGTGATAGGGGCAAGAAACGCAGGAATGAACACAGTGTACTACAATCCAGAAAAAAAGCAGCACACGGAGAAAACCACTTTTGAAATAAACTGCCTAAGTGAGCTAAAAGCAATTTTATAA
- a CDS encoding thioesterase family protein has protein sequence MGRIKIDFPESVLFSTDIAVRITDINYGRHVGNDAYLSIIHEARMRFLQSYNLGELDFVGTALIMSDSAVVYKSEAYYGMTLQVEITPADFTKYGFDLYYRIVDKATGQEILLAKTGMVCFDYNTRKVTALPANIPEMWNLS, from the coding sequence ATGGGACGTATTAAAATAGATTTTCCCGAATCCGTGTTATTTTCCACAGATATTGCTGTCCGCATTACTGATATAAACTATGGCCGGCATGTTGGCAATGATGCCTACCTTTCTATTATTCATGAAGCTAGAATGCGCTTTTTGCAAAGTTATAACTTGGGAGAGCTTGATTTTGTTGGTACGGCCTTAATTATGAGCGATAGCGCTGTGGTATATAAAAGTGAAGCTTATTACGGCATGACTTTGCAGGTGGAAATTACACCGGCAGATTTCACTAAGTACGGCTTTGATCTTTATTATAGGATTGTCGACAAAGCTACGGGACAAGAAATTTTATTAGCTAAAACCGGTATGGTCTGCTTTGATTATAATACCAGAAAAGTTACTGCACTTCCCGCAAATATTCCAGAAATGTGGAATTTATCATGA
- the clpB gene encoding ATP-dependent chaperone ClpB, which produces MNFNNYTIKAQEVIQKAAEVAGGYQQQAIETGHLLKAILQTDENIAGFIFKKLNINKEPLESKLEEVIKSYPKVSGGNPYLSNEAHKALQQATNYLKDFGDEYVAVEHILLGILAGTDKVATLLKDAGVTKKELKAAVNELRGGSKVTDQNAEAKYRSLERYSKNLNALARAGKIDPVIGRDEEIRRVLQILSRRTKNNPILLGEPGVGKTAIVEGLAQRIVQGDVPENLKTKTIVSLDMGLLVAGAKYKGEFEERLKSVIKEVTDSDGEIILFIDEIHTLIGAGGGGEGAMDAANLLKPALARGELHAIGATTLKEYQKYIEKDKALERRFQSVIVEEPDTSDAISILRGIKDKYEVHHGVRIKDDAIIASVELSHRYISDRYLPDKAIDLMDEAASKLRLEIDSLPEELDEVQRRIMQLEIEREAIRRENDHDKELQLSKDIADLSEKKDSLKAKWQEEKNVIEGIQREKENIEKFRIEAEQAERAGDYGRVAELRYGKIKDSESKLEQLKQQLADMQTSGSMLKEEVTSEDIAEVVAKWTGIPVSKMLQSDREKLLNLEKELSKKVAGQEEAISAIADAVRRSRAGLQDPKRPIGSFIFLGTTGVGKTELAKALADFLFNDENSMVRIDMSEYQERHAVSRLIGAPPGYVGYDEGGQLTEAVRRKPYSVILLDEIEKAHPDVFNILLQVLDDGRLTDNKGRIANFKNTIIIMTSNIGAHLIRENFEGIKEENEEQVVDSTKEQVFDLLKKTVRPEFLNRVDELIMFKPLSRREIRKIVDIQFRIIQKRLEESGIKLEASDDVLDLLGEMGYDPQFGARPLKRVMQRMLLNELSKEILAGKVKKDGVIGITLGENKEIKFLNLEEVSI; this is translated from the coding sequence ATGAATTTCAACAACTATACGATAAAAGCGCAGGAGGTAATCCAAAAAGCTGCTGAAGTAGCTGGGGGCTACCAACAGCAAGCGATTGAAACAGGGCATTTGCTAAAAGCTATTTTACAAACCGATGAAAATATTGCGGGTTTTATATTCAAAAAACTTAACATCAACAAAGAACCTCTTGAGTCAAAGCTGGAAGAGGTTATCAAATCTTACCCAAAGGTAAGCGGCGGCAACCCTTATTTATCCAACGAGGCCCACAAAGCCTTACAGCAAGCAACAAATTACCTAAAGGACTTTGGCGATGAATATGTTGCTGTAGAGCATATCCTTTTAGGTATATTGGCGGGAACAGACAAAGTGGCAACACTATTGAAAGATGCCGGTGTTACCAAAAAAGAACTAAAAGCGGCTGTTAACGAGCTACGTGGAGGAAGCAAAGTTACAGACCAAAATGCAGAAGCTAAATACAGGTCTTTAGAACGTTATTCCAAAAACTTAAATGCATTAGCAAGAGCGGGCAAGATCGACCCTGTAATAGGAAGAGACGAGGAAATCAGAAGGGTTTTACAAATCTTGTCCAGGAGAACCAAAAATAACCCGATTCTATTGGGTGAACCTGGCGTAGGAAAAACAGCCATAGTAGAAGGTTTGGCCCAAAGAATCGTACAGGGGGATGTGCCTGAAAACCTGAAAACTAAAACCATTGTTTCCCTGGACATGGGGCTATTGGTAGCAGGAGCAAAATACAAAGGGGAATTTGAGGAGCGATTGAAATCTGTTATTAAAGAGGTTACCGACTCTGACGGGGAAATTATATTGTTCATTGATGAGATACACACCTTAATTGGCGCTGGTGGCGGCGGAGAAGGTGCAATGGATGCTGCAAATTTATTAAAACCTGCACTGGCCAGAGGCGAACTTCATGCAATAGGCGCTACTACCCTAAAGGAATATCAAAAATATATAGAAAAAGACAAAGCGCTAGAAAGGCGGTTCCAGTCTGTAATAGTAGAAGAACCTGACACCTCTGATGCTATTTCTATCCTAAGGGGCATTAAAGATAAGTATGAAGTACACCACGGGGTCAGGATAAAGGATGATGCGATTATTGCTTCCGTAGAGCTATCGCACAGGTATATTTCCGACCGTTATTTACCAGACAAGGCGATAGACCTTATGGACGAAGCAGCCTCAAAACTTAGGCTCGAAATAGACTCTCTGCCAGAAGAGCTGGATGAAGTTCAAAGAAGGATCATGCAGCTGGAAATTGAACGAGAGGCTATCAGAAGAGAAAATGACCATGACAAAGAACTACAGCTATCAAAAGATATAGCTGACCTAAGTGAGAAAAAAGATAGCTTGAAAGCGAAATGGCAAGAAGAAAAAAATGTCATCGAGGGCATTCAGAGGGAAAAAGAAAATATTGAGAAGTTCAGAATTGAAGCTGAACAAGCAGAAAGGGCCGGTGACTATGGAAGGGTCGCAGAGCTTAGGTATGGAAAGATAAAAGATAGCGAAAGCAAACTGGAGCAGTTAAAACAGCAGCTTGCTGATATGCAAACAAGCGGTTCAATGCTAAAAGAAGAAGTGACTTCTGAAGATATTGCTGAAGTTGTGGCCAAATGGACTGGTATACCTGTTTCTAAGATGCTACAAAGTGACAGAGAGAAACTTTTGAACTTAGAAAAAGAGCTGAGCAAAAAAGTAGCAGGCCAAGAAGAAGCTATTTCAGCTATTGCTGATGCCGTAAGACGAAGCCGGGCCGGTCTACAAGATCCCAAAAGGCCGATTGGTTCTTTTATCTTTCTCGGCACTACCGGTGTAGGTAAAACAGAGCTAGCAAAAGCTTTGGCCGACTTCTTGTTCAACGACGAAAACTCAATGGTCCGCATAGACATGTCTGAGTACCAGGAAAGGCATGCTGTTAGCAGGCTCATTGGCGCGCCTCCAGGATATGTTGGATATGACGAAGGTGGACAGTTAACAGAAGCGGTACGTAGAAAACCTTATTCTGTGATCCTACTCGACGAAATAGAAAAAGCACACCCTGATGTATTCAACATATTGCTTCAGGTGCTTGACGACGGAAGGCTTACAGATAACAAAGGTAGGATAGCCAACTTCAAAAACACGATCATTATTATGACCTCCAATATTGGAGCACACTTGATCCGTGAGAATTTTGAAGGAATTAAAGAAGAAAATGAAGAACAAGTGGTAGACAGTACAAAAGAACAAGTGTTTGACTTATTAAAGAAAACTGTGAGGCCTGAGTTCCTGAACAGGGTAGACGAACTGATAATGTTCAAACCATTGTCCAGAAGAGAAATAAGAAAAATTGTGGACATCCAGTTCAGGATTATACAGAAACGCTTGGAAGAAAGTGGTATAAAACTGGAAGCTTCAGACGATGTGCTTGACCTGTTAGGAGAAATGGGTTATGACCCACAATTTGGAGCGAGGCCGTTGAAACGGGTTATGCAAAGAATGTTGTTAAATGAACTTTCTAAAGAAATCCTTGCCGGAAAAGTCAAAAAAGATGGGGTGATAGGAATAACACTGGGCGAGAACAAGGAAATAAAATTCCTAAATTTGGAAGAAGTAAGCATATAA
- a CDS encoding HupE/UreJ family protein: MQSWLDYFTLGMQSIVHLNGYGHLLFIIAMCGIYTLTTWKKVTSLMLYFVAAFIITFIISAYNLLEFPENIFTYLVPFTILFTAISNFNRKKQAFTNRYPTQNYRYYLSFLSGLVHGFAFQNALNFVNQSQLQNHIFSFVLGIVITLGLIVFFLLVAVFIITYFLRFHLREWNLIISGGCAGIAIYILLSLL; encoded by the coding sequence ATGCAAAGCTGGCTTGACTATTTTACGCTCGGAATGCAAAGCATCGTTCACCTGAATGGCTATGGACATCTGCTATTCATAATTGCGATGTGTGGTATATATACCCTCACAACCTGGAAAAAGGTTACTTCTCTCATGCTGTATTTTGTAGCAGCTTTTATAATTACTTTTATCATATCTGCCTATAACCTATTAGAGTTCCCCGAAAACATTTTTACCTACTTAGTACCATTTACTATACTCTTTACTGCCATAAGTAACTTTAATAGAAAAAAGCAAGCCTTTACCAACAGATACCCAACCCAAAACTACAGGTACTACTTATCATTTTTGTCCGGATTGGTACACGGTTTTGCATTTCAAAATGCACTTAATTTTGTGAACCAAAGCCAATTACAAAACCATATTTTCTCTTTTGTTTTAGGCATTGTAATTACCTTAGGGTTGATCGTATTTTTCCTTCTAGTAGCTGTTTTCATAATAACCTATTTCCTCCGTTTCCATTTAAGAGAGTGGAACCTGATCATTTCTGGAGGTTGTGCAGGCATTGCTATTTATATATTGCTCAGTTTACTGTAA